A genomic window from Colletotrichum destructivum chromosome 7, complete sequence includes:
- a CDS encoding Putative aldolase-type TIM barrel → MAPHQDAPSPAGSFTAGFGSISFQSSTSSNLKVSSSLAPAKSHSLLSSSYDSASLGVGLHDPRPLVPGVYVPTMCFFETGTENVDIDTISRHAVRLAQAGVTGLATQGSNGEAVHLTHAERQLVTSTTRQALNDAGFSHMPIIVGCGSQSTRETIQYCTEAWAAGGDYALVLPPSYYSGLFAPSSETILEFFNAVADSSPIPIIIYNFPGAVGGLDLSSDVIVQLSQHPNIVGVKLTCGNTGKLNRVAASTRKLARSPNAAAPEFLVLAGSADFSIQSLVAGGHGILAGLANIAPKACIKTIELYQEGNHQKAQYLQEIVSQGDWTAIQGGVVGVKAGLQAWLGYGGVARSPLPKPTTDQMAKWKEGYRDLIVLEKSL, encoded by the coding sequence ATGGCCCCTCACCAGGACGCGCCTTCACCGGCAGGTAGTTTCACAGCCGGCTTCGGCAGCATCTCCTTCCAGTCGAGCACTTCTTCCAATCTCAAAGTCAGCAGCAGCCTAGCCCCCGCCAAGTCGCATTCTCTTCTCAGCAGCTCGTATGACAGCGCATCGCTCGGTGTAGGTCTCCATGATCCCCGACCACTTGTTCCCGGGGTCTATGTACCGACCATGTGCTTCTTCGAGACCGGCACGGAAAACGTGGACATTGACACCATCTCTCGCCATGCTGTGCGACTCGCCCAGGCTGGTGTCACCGGCCTTGCCACGCAGGGGTCAAACGGGGAGGCTGTTCATCTCACTCACGCCGAACGCCAGCTCGTCACGTCAACGACTCGGCAAGCCCTCAATGACGCTGGATTCTCTCACAtgcccatcatcgtcggTTGCGGAAGCCAGAGTACTCGCGAAACCATTCAATATTGCACCGAAGCCTGGGCTGCTGGCGGAGATTATGCCCTCGTTCTCCCTCCGTCTTACTACTCGGGTCTATTTGCGCCATCTTCAGAAACCATCCTCGAATTCTTCAACGCTGTCGCAGATTCATCGCCGATCCCCATCATTATCTACAACTTCCCCGGAGCGGTTGGAGGCTTGGACCTATCTTCAGACGTCATCGTCCAACTGTCTCAACACCCCAACATTGTCGGCGTCAAGCTGACATGCGGAAACACGGGCAAGTTGAACCGCGTTGCGGCCTCCACGAGGAAACTGGCGAGGAGTCCCAATGCTGCGGCTCCTGAATTCCTTGTCCTGGCTGGCTCCGCAGATTTCTCAATTCAGTCTCTCGTGGCCGGAGGACACGGCATCCTTGCAGGCCTGGCCAACATTGCCCCCAAGGCCTGCATTAAAACCATTGAGCTTTATCAAGAGGGCAACCACCAAAAAGCTCAATACCTGCAGGAGATCGTATCACAGGGTGATTGGACTGCCATCCAAGGGGGCGTTGTTGGCGTGAAGGCTGGTCTTCAAGCATGGTTGGGTTATGGAGGCGTCGCCCGGAGTCCCTTGCCAAAGCCAACAACGGACCAAATGGCGAAGTGGAAAGAGGGTTACCGGGATCTCATCGTTCTTGAGAAGTCCCTGTAG
- a CDS encoding Putative phospholipase/carboxylesterase/thioesterase, alpha/Beta hydrolase, producing the protein MPGGHDLEPTPGGTDEPRLPLHAFPSPTVIPPLKQPHLHSIIFLHGRGSSARIFAPPFLSTTVRGPRSNIFTLREALPHTQFVFPTAPRSRATIYRRSIINQWYDGSGDWEEAVLGHARETIEFVHALMREEASRVGNTDRVFLGGFSQGCAAALLCLLLWEGDALGGFLGMCGMLPMAGVIEDTLRDRHHAMDDEIEDTGRIEPDDNIFGSSSDGSPFGWNQDDSEANPLEEALRMLREEVGLPPHSFGSVPPFQNTPVFLGHGIRDDKVLLRHGQQACRTLQLMGCNVQFETYCELDHWYSKEMLQDLLEFLEGEGCHVHLGGRPGDYREGKKQELDSQVGYL; encoded by the coding sequence ATGCCTGGAGGCCACGACTTAGAGCCTACTCCTGGCGGTACTGATGAACCACGTCTGCCACTCCATGCATTCCCGAGCCCCACAGTCATTCCGCCGTTGAAGCAACCGCACCTGCATTCCATCATTTTCCTGCACGGTCGGGGGTCGAGTGCGCGTATCTTTGCGCCGCCGTTTCTCTCCACAACGGTTCGCGGACCGAGATCCAACATTTTCACTTTGAGAGAAGCATtgccacacacacaattCGTCTTTCCAACTGCGCCTCGATCCAGGGCGACAATCTATCGACgctccatcatcaaccaATGGTATGACGGGAGTGGTGATTGGGAGGAGGCCGTGTTAGGACATGCACGGGAAACTATCGAGTTTGTGCATGCGCTCATGAGGGAAGAAGCTTCGCGTGTAGGAAACACTGATAGGGTATTCCTAGGCGGCTTCAGTCAAGGCTGCGCTGCTGCACTCCTCTGCTTGCTACTGTGGGAAGGTGATGCTCTCGGCGGGTTTCTGGGCATGTGCGGGATGCTGCCTATGGCCGGAGTAATTGAGGACACCCTGCGCGACCGTCACCATGCCATGGATGACGAAATCGAGGACACCGGCCGGATAGAGCCGGATGACAACATCTTCGGCTCATCAAGCGATGGATCGCCTTTTGGCTGGAATCAGGATGACTCGGAGGCGAATCCCCTCGAAGAAGCTCTACGCATGCTACGGGAAGAGGTTGGTCTTCCGCCACATTCATTCGGATCAGTACCGCCATTCCAAAACACACCCGTTTTTCTCGGCCACGGAATCAGGGACGACAAAGTGCTGCTGCGGCATGGTCAGCAGGCCTGCAGGACACTACAGCTGATGGGATGCAACGTCCAATTCGAAACATACTGCGAGCTGGACCATTGGTATTCGAAGGAAATGTTACAAGATTTGCTCGAGTTCCTTGAGGGCGAGGGTTGCCACGTGCATCTCGGAGGGCGTCCGGGAGATTACCGAGAAGGGAAGAAACAGGAACTCGATAGCCAGGTTGGTTACCTATAG